The Pseudomonas nunensis genome includes the window TTGATCTTGGAGGTCAGCCAAGTGTCGTTCTGGCGTGCAAGGAAGCCGGATGGTGGCAGGACTTGCAGTTCGTTATGGACCTTCTTCACGCGCTGCACGGCGGAGGCTGCCTGTTCGGCCTTGGCCTTGAGGTCTGCGGTCGGCGTTTGCCCGGCCAGCAGCACGATGCCGTTGAAGCTGGTAACGACGATGTGCGAGTCGTTGTCCAGCGCCGGATCGGCCTTGGCGACGTTCACGCCGACCTTGGTGTCGATCAGGGAGTCGTCGATTTTGCTGCCGAAGGTGCGAGTGCCGCGGTCATCTTCAATCGGCGCTTCACGGCTGGCTTTAACCACCGAGGTGCAGCCGCTGATGCCGAGGCACAGGGTCAAGGCCAGAAGGCCTAAGCGATTAGGGGTCATTCTTCACTCCCGAACAGTTGGCTGTCGATCAAGTCGCAAAGGCAATGGATCGCCAGCAGGTGGACTTCCTGAATACGTGCGGTGACATTGGCCGGTACGCGAATCTCGACGTCTTCAGGCAAAAGCAGCGATGCCATGCCGCCGCCATCGCGACCGGTCAATGCTACGACAATCATTTCGCGATCATGTGCGGCCTGGATCGCTTGAATAATGTTTGCCGAGTTGCCGCTGGTGGAAATCGCCAGCAATACATCACCCGGCTGGCCAAGCGCGCGAATCTGTTTGGAGAAGATTTCGTTGTAGCTGTAGTCGTTGGCGATCGAGGTGATCGTCGAGCTGTCGGTGGTCAGCGCGATGGCTGGCAGGCTCGGGCGCTCGCGTTCAAAGCGGTTAAGCAATTCCGACGAAAAGTGCTGGGCGTCACCGGCGGAGCCGCCGTTGCCGCAGGAAAGCATTTTGCCCTCATTGAGCAGGGCGTTGACCATCACCTGGCTGGCTTGCTCGATGTGCGGTGCAAGTACGTCCATCGCCTGTTGCTTGGTGTCGATACTGGCCTGAAAAAGCTGGCGAATTCGGGATTGCATGTCCATCTGTGTGACCTTAATTAGCGCGGCTACTTGGCACATGAATGTGCAGCCCGCAAAGCAAAGAGCAAAAGTGTTGGGTGAAGGTGTCCGGTTCGGGGTGCAAGCGATCAGCTGTCGAAGGCATTCTGCAACCAGTTCAACTGATCAAGGCTGCTGTCGATGGCAACCACGTCGAAACGGCAAGGGGAATTGGCCCAACGCGACTCGCGCTGAAGAAAATACTGCGCGGCGAAAATCAGTTTCTGCCGTTTGCGCCCATCGATGCTATCGAGCGCGCCACCCCATTGAGTGTTTTTTCTGTAGCGGACTTCAACGAATACTACTGTATCGCCATCAAGCATGACCAGATCAAGCTCGCCGCGTTTGCACAACCAGTTCTGCGCCAGCAGGCGCAGACCCTGTTGTTGAAGATGCTCGAGCGCATGGCGCTCGGCATCCTGACCGCTTTGCTGGCGTGACCTGTCAGGCATCAGCGCGGGGTGTCCGGCAGGCGTTGAACCTGGCCGTTGACGAACTGTGCCCACGGCAACTGGCGTACCACACGTTGGTTCTGGGTCATGCCGAGGCTGCCCGACTGACCTTCGATGCGGCTGTCCGGCAAGGCCTTGAGTTGCCCCAGGCGCGGTGCCAGGCGATAGGCGTCAACACCCATCGCGTACAGGCGGCCAAGGCTGCCACCGGCCTGTGGCCATTGTGCAGTCACCTGTTTGCGCAGCGGATCATTGGCATCCAGCAACCATGGGGTTTCGCAGAAGCGAACGCCGTTCATGTCGTTGTACTGGTTTACGTCACCGCTGGCGCTGAACACGTGGGACGTCGCGTAGACCGGCACGTCACCGGCGTACTGGAAGTTCAGGGTCGGTTTGATCTGTTGCGCCTGTTGCGGAGTGGCAGCAAGGAAGATGAACTCGATGTCCTGGCGACGGGAAGGTTGCGCGGCGACTTGCGAGCCAACGGTGCTCTGCAGGGTTTTGGCGCGACCTTCGCTCTGGCGCAGTTGGAACATGTCGGCGATTTGCTGAGCCAGTTGCACTGGCTGATCGACGCGTTCGGTGGCAACGATGCTGCCACCGTTGGCTTGCCAGTCCTGGCTGAAGGCTCTCAGGACGCGATCGCCCCATTCGCCTTTCGGCACCATGATGGCAGCGCGATGCAGGCCGTCGGCACGAGCGCGACGGGACACTTCGCGAGCTTCGTCTTCAGCCGCAAGACCGAACTGGAACAGCTGGGCCGGACCTTGTTCGCCTTCGCTGTAGTTCAGCGCCAGGGTGGTGATCGGCAATTGCGGACGAGCGCTGAGCTGTTTGACCAGCGGTTTCTCCAGCGGTCCGACGACCAGTTGCACGCCATCGGCCTGGGCCTTGCGATAGAACTCGTCCATCGACGTCAGCTTCGAGGTGTCATAGAACACAATGGCTGGCGGCTTCTGCCCGGCTTGTTGCGCCTGGTAATGAGCGGCCATGAAGCCGTCACGTAGCGCCTTGCCAACCGACGCCAACGGGCCGTCCTGTGGCAGCAGCAGAGCGATCTTGCCCAGGGGCTGGCTGGCCAGTTCCTTGAGTTTGGTCAGAGGCAGTGGCAATTGAAGCGCAGCCGGGTGCTTTGGATTCTGTGCTTTCCAGGCGTCGATCGCGGCTTGCTGCTGTTCCAGGGTGCCGGCGGTTTTCACTGCCAGGGCCAGGCTCATCCAGCCGCCGAGGTCGTCGGTGGTGGTCGGCTGCAATTGATCGGTCGGCAGCGAGGCGATCAGGGTCCAGATCGCTTCGTGGTTTTTTGCAGCGGCTTCGCCTTCGAGCATCGGCGCAATAAAGATGCGCTCCCGTGCGGCGGCCAGGGTCTGGCCGTCGGCTTCAAGGGCGCGGGCGTGAACGGTGCCGGTGCGCACTTGTTGCTCGACTGGCAGTTCACCCAGGCGTTGCAGGCTTGGGTGGCTCAAGGCGGTCAGCGCAGCCTTGGGCTGGTTACGCACCATGGCCAGTTCCGCCGCCAGGGTACTGGCGAAGACCTGTTGGCCAGGCTTGAGTTGTTCCATCGGCACTTGTTGCAGGATTTGCGCGGACTGGCCGGCATTGCCTTGACGGTAAGCCAGGTCTGCCGCGCTCAGTCGGAACAGTGCAGCTTGTTCCGGCGTTTTGCTCTGGGCAGCCTTTTCGAGCAGTTGCTCGATACTGGCATCCGGGGTCCGTGGAAGTTCGCCAAGGCTGGAGGAGGGCGAGCTGGCGCAAGCCGCCAACAAGGCAGCGAGGCAGAGGGCAGTGAACAGCCGCAGGCAAGCGATCATGTAGTGTTCCTGATACTCGATCAAATTAGCGTGGAATTGTACCCAAGCACTGGCCGGGGCGCGATGTTACTGGCGTGAATCGATCAATTTAGCTCGTGCAAATGTTGCAGCACTGCACAAAAGGCTCCGAAACCAAGGGTGGCTTGCGTGCGTCGCAAGTGTCACTACGCGCTACAATGCCGACTTTTACCGATCATGAGGTGTGCGCTTTGACTGCTCCAGGTGCTTTGAATTCCGCTGCTGGCTCGCTTTATGTGGTGGCGACGCCCATCGGCAACCTGGACGACATCAGTGCCCGTGCGCTGAAAATCCTGCGTGAGGTGGCGCTGATTGCAGCCGAAGACACCCGTCATTCCCAGCGTTTGATGCAGCACTTCGGCATTGCGACACCATTGGCCGCTTGCCATGAACACAACGAACGGGATGAAGGTAGTCGTTTTATCCAGCGCCTGCTGGCCGGCGACGATGTGGCGTTGATCTCCGATGCCGGAACGCCGCTGATTTCCGATCCGGGTTATCACCTGGTGCGCCAGGCGCGCGCGGCGGGGATCAATGTGGTGCCGGTGCCGGGTGCCTGTGCCTTGATCGCGGCACTGTCGGCGGCGGGTTTGCCCTCGGACCGTTTCATCTTTGAAGGCTTCCTGCCGGCCAAGGCTGTAGGGCGTCGGGCTCGTCTGGAGCTGGTCAAGGAAGAGCCGCGCACGCTGATCTTCTACGAGGCCCCGCACCGGATTCTCGAGTGTCTGCAGGACATGGAGCTGGTATTCGGCGGTGAGCGCCCGGCGTTGCTGGCCCGGGAAATCACCAAGACCTTCGAAACCCTCAAGGGTTTGCCGCTCGCCGAGCTGCGCGAATTCGTCGAGTCCGACAGCAATCAGCAGCGCGGTGAATGCGTTGTGCTGGTGGCGGGTTGGTCGGCACCGGAGACGGAAGATGCGGTCAGCAGCGAAGCGATGCGTATCCTCAATCTGTTGCTCGAAG containing:
- a CDS encoding BON domain-containing protein; the encoded protein is MTPNRLGLLALTLCLGISGCTSVVKASREAPIEDDRGTRTFGSKIDDSLIDTKVGVNVAKADPALDNDSHIVVTSFNGIVLLAGQTPTADLKAKAEQAASAVQRVKKVHNELQVLPPSGFLARQNDTWLTSKIKTQMLTDPNIPGSRIKVVTENGIVYLLGLLTKQEADQATSLVQSVSGVQKIVKLFEYID
- a CDS encoding phosphoheptose isomerase; amino-acid sequence: MDMQSRIRQLFQASIDTKQQAMDVLAPHIEQASQVMVNALLNEGKMLSCGNGGSAGDAQHFSSELLNRFERERPSLPAIALTTDSSTITSIANDYSYNEIFSKQIRALGQPGDVLLAISTSGNSANIIQAIQAAHDREMIVVALTGRDGGGMASLLLPEDVEIRVPANVTARIQEVHLLAIHCLCDLIDSQLFGSEE
- a CDS encoding YraN family protein, with protein sequence MPDRSRQQSGQDAERHALEHLQQQGLRLLAQNWLCKRGELDLVMLDGDTVVFVEVRYRKNTQWGGALDSIDGRKRQKLIFAAQYFLQRESRWANSPCRFDVVAIDSSLDQLNWLQNAFDS
- a CDS encoding penicillin-binding protein activator, with protein sequence MIACLRLFTALCLAALLAACASSPSSSLGELPRTPDASIEQLLEKAAQSKTPEQAALFRLSAADLAYRQGNAGQSAQILQQVPMEQLKPGQQVFASTLAAELAMVRNQPKAALTALSHPSLQRLGELPVEQQVRTGTVHARALEADGQTLAAARERIFIAPMLEGEAAAKNHEAIWTLIASLPTDQLQPTTTDDLGGWMSLALAVKTAGTLEQQQAAIDAWKAQNPKHPAALQLPLPLTKLKELASQPLGKIALLLPQDGPLASVGKALRDGFMAAHYQAQQAGQKPPAIVFYDTSKLTSMDEFYRKAQADGVQLVVGPLEKPLVKQLSARPQLPITTLALNYSEGEQGPAQLFQFGLAAEDEAREVSRRARADGLHRAAIMVPKGEWGDRVLRAFSQDWQANGGSIVATERVDQPVQLAQQIADMFQLRQSEGRAKTLQSTVGSQVAAQPSRRQDIEFIFLAATPQQAQQIKPTLNFQYAGDVPVYATSHVFSASGDVNQYNDMNGVRFCETPWLLDANDPLRKQVTAQWPQAGGSLGRLYAMGVDAYRLAPRLGQLKALPDSRIEGQSGSLGMTQNQRVVRQLPWAQFVNGQVQRLPDTPR
- the rsmI gene encoding 16S rRNA (cytidine(1402)-2'-O)-methyltransferase — protein: MPTFTDHEVCALTAPGALNSAAGSLYVVATPIGNLDDISARALKILREVALIAAEDTRHSQRLMQHFGIATPLAACHEHNERDEGSRFIQRLLAGDDVALISDAGTPLISDPGYHLVRQARAAGINVVPVPGACALIAALSAAGLPSDRFIFEGFLPAKAVGRRARLELVKEEPRTLIFYEAPHRILECLQDMELVFGGERPALLAREITKTFETLKGLPLAELREFVESDSNQQRGECVVLVAGWSAPETEDAVSSEAMRILNLLLEEMPLKRAAALAAQITGERKNVLYQVALDKQKGE